In the Leptospira inadai serovar Lyme str. 10 genome, CGGTTCGGTTCATACCGTTGAAGAGGAATTGAACAATCTGTGCAACGGTGCCTTCCTAAAATTCGTTATGGATCCTAGACTGGATAAAAACCAATTCGCCGATTTGTATCGGATGATCTTAGGAATCGAACGAGCCGGCGACTACGCGGTAAACATCGCCGAAGAACTTGTGCGTCTTAATACGGGAATGGATATACGACATTTATCCGATCCGGTCCAAGTCACCGAAAAAGTAAAAACACCTTCGTAAACGAGACTTCCCTTCTTCATAAAATTCCGTTTTTTTCCCGTTTAGAAAACGACTTATTCCGGTTGACGAATGACGAATGACGAAACCGGGACTCGATGTTCCAATAAATCGAGCGTTTCATAAAAACGGGCTAACTTTTCGGTAAGTCCGTTTTATGAAACTTAATATTTATTTAAACTACTATCATGAATGAAAAAAATAAGACTCCTTCCTTATACGAATGGGCAGGCGGAATGCAAGCCTTTGAAAATCTAACGAAGCTTTTCTATCAAAAAGTCTTACAGGATGATTTATTAGAACCCGTCTTTAAGCATATGTCGCCGGACCATCAACAAAGAGTGGCACATTTCATCGCCGAAGTCTTTGGAGGTCCCAAGATTTATAGTTCGGAAGATGGAAGTCATTACTCGATGATTCAAAAGCATCTTTCAAAACGCTTGACGGAAGATCAAAGAAAGCAATGGATTCGATTGCTCCTCGAGACCGCCGACGAGATTGGTCTTCCTAGTGATCCCGAATTTCGATCCGCTTTCGTCGCCTATATTGAATGGGGAACAAGAATCGCGGTAAATAACTCGAACACGGACGAGCTGCAAATGAATCCGAACGAACCGATGCCGAAATGGGGATGGGGGGAGCCGGGCGGCCCCTACTTACCCGAGTAAAATGTGTACGTCTCGTTCCATAAAACCGTCAATCATGTTCCAGTACGCATAGAAAATGTTGTCGAAAACGCCATCAACGATGTCCCGATGACGGCAATCTGTAGAAATATTGAAATTGACTTACGCGAATTTTTAGGCGAAACTGAACTACCGGCGAAGTTAGAACCGATAAATAATATCCTGTTATGAACCGATCTTCAGGAGCGAAAATGGCATTCATTTAAAAGTATATTCTAAATAAATACTATATTATTTTATAAAAAACGAATTTATCAGGAATAATTCGAAAGCGAGAGGCGGCTTCTATGGACATGATAAAAGGAAAAAATGGCACCATCTTTTTCGAAGGGAAAAAATGCATCCACTCTCGTAATTGCGTACTGAGTCGACCCGACGTATTCGTTCCGAACGTCGACGGAGATTGGATTTATCCTGATCGAGCAACGGAGGAGGAAATCAAGCAATTGGCCATCAATTGTCCTTCCGGAGCAATTAAGTTCGAGTCGAATTCCAGCCTATCCGAATCCGCACCTATCGTAAATGTAGTTCGCGTTCGTGAAAACGGGCCACTGGCATTTAACGCCGACATGGATATTATCGGACACGGATTGGAGTTTAGGGCCACTCTTTGTCGATGCGGAGAATCTAAGAATAAACCGTTCTGCGATAGCAGTCATACTAGTATTCAATTCGTTGCAACGGGCGAGCCTACCCCTGTCCTGGAACCGAAAACACTTACTGCCAGGAACGGTAAATTGCTGATCACTCCCGCTAAAAACGGTCCGCTAAAGGTCCAAGGAAATTTAGAAATTTGTACCGGCACAGGCCACATGATCAATCGTATCGATAAAACATACCTGTGCAGATGCGGCGGCTCTTCCAATAAGCCTTACTGCGACGGAACGCATAAAAAAATTAAGTTCTCTTCGGAATGATTCATTTTTCGGAAATCCACGAAGTCGCAGGAGTCGCGGTCTTTATAAGGATTTCATTTAACTCTAAATCGCGATATCGATCTAGAGAGATTCGTATTTCTTCATTTTACGGGAACGGTCCCAACCATGATTGAGTTGAATAAGAAAACCTTTACCTGCCCTGTCGACGTTGCGCTCAGTTTTTTTGCGGGAAAATGGAAGATACTGATACTATCTCATCTTTATCACTTCAAAAATAAAAGTTATAAGGACATAAAGACGAATCTGCCCGGAATTTCGGAAAAAAT is a window encoding:
- a CDS encoding CDGSH iron-sulfur domain-containing protein, yielding MDMIKGKNGTIFFEGKKCIHSRNCVLSRPDVFVPNVDGDWIYPDRATEEEIKQLAINCPSGAIKFESNSSLSESAPIVNVVRVRENGPLAFNADMDIIGHGLEFRATLCRCGESKNKPFCDSSHTSIQFVATGEPTPVLEPKTLTARNGKLLITPAKNGPLKVQGNLEICTGTGHMINRIDKTYLCRCGGSSNKPYCDGTHKKIKFSSE
- a CDS encoding group II truncated hemoglobin produces the protein MNEKNKTPSLYEWAGGMQAFENLTKLFYQKVLQDDLLEPVFKHMSPDHQQRVAHFIAEVFGGPKIYSSEDGSHYSMIQKHLSKRLTEDQRKQWIRLLLETADEIGLPSDPEFRSAFVAYIEWGTRIAVNNSNTDELQMNPNEPMPKWGWGEPGGPYLPE